A genomic region of Haliotis asinina isolate JCU_RB_2024 chromosome 1, JCU_Hal_asi_v2, whole genome shotgun sequence contains the following coding sequences:
- the LOC137286296 gene encoding uncharacterized protein isoform X2 has translation MKQHNVYPGATAVAALILLCRISSCADPPPEIQSKVTLCLYCNERTANFTWTCRKKSVYRIQWKFEDIFMANYTDRQKSLSINPKYMGRFNRLHPGDAGFSLMNVTRDDIGTYRCIITLASGTGITMQGVLEERRIDRQGKVEVCSDGTVILKWTRGTWGEPFQDMQWRFSDTTIARKTKKSSSRDSLHISADYRPRSRLLEAADIGLQLDKVRATDAGTYACVITLPNGEFNITWDLEVKEPQIGNLDIAVMNQETTLSCGEEGESDIRWVFLNVSGMENVNKTGHVLHLSSVPQTGSVFCVRQSDCTVSSIYNFTIGVDSKKGAKIITMILVPLTLIIIVSGVFVVLCRRTGKGGLASNEVGKKERTRCFHKTLL, from the exons ATGAAGCAGCACA ATGTCTACCCTGGTGCTACAGCTGTGGCGGCCCTGATCCTGCTATGCCGGATTTCGTCTTGTGCAG ATCCTCCACCAGAGATACAGAGCAAAGTGACCTTGTGTTTATACTGCAATGAAAGAACAGCCAATTTCACATGGACCTGCCGAAAAAAATCAGTCTACCGCATACAGTGGAAGTTTGAGGATATTTTCATGGCAAATTACACAGACCGCCAG AAGTCCCTCAGTATCAACCCAAAATACATGGGCCGTTTTAACCGCCTACATCCAGGTGATGCTGGTTTTAGTCTTATGAACGTGACGAGGGATGACATTGGAACCTACAGATGTATCATCACTTTAGCCAGCGGAACAGGAATAACCATGCAGGGAGTTCTAGAAGAAAGGCGTATCG ATAGACAGGGGAAAGTGGAAGTGTGCAGTGACGGAACTGTCATCCTGAAGTGGACTCGGGGGACTTGGGGGGAGCCTTTCCAAGACATGCAGTGGCGCTTCAGTGACACGACCATTGCCAGGAAAACCAAGAAAAGTTCCAGTAGG GATTCACTGCATATCAGCGCCGACTACAGGCCTCGCTCCCGCCTGCTAGAGGCAGCTGATATTGGATTGCAGCTGGATAAGGTTCGCGCCACGGACGCCGGAACATACGCTTGTGTCATCACCTTGCCAAACGGGGAATTTAACATTACATGGGATTTGGAAGTGAAAG AGCCTCAAATTGGCAACTTGGACATTGCTGTCATGAACCAGGAGACGACGCTTAGCTGTGGGGAGGAGGGAGAGTCTGACATCAGATGG GTTTTCCTAAATGTCTCTGGGATGGAGAACGTGAATAAGACCGGGCATGTTCTACATCTGTCGTCCGTTCCTCAGACGGGGTCGGTGTTCTGTGTCCGTCAGTCTGATTGTACAGTGTCGTCCATCTACAACTTCACTATCG GTGTGGACTCCAAGAAGGGAGCTAAAATCATCACGATGATTTTGGTTCCTTTAACCCTAATCATCATCGTGTCCGGCGTGTTTGTGGTCCTTTGTAGGCGTACTGGGAAGGGAGGACTCGCCAG CAACGAAGTGGGAAAGAAAGAACGGACAAGATGCTTCCATAAAACCCTGCTTTAA
- the LOC137286296 gene encoding uncharacterized protein isoform X3: protein MKQHNVYPGATAVAALILLCRISSCADPPPEIQSKVTLCLYCNERTANFTWTCRKKSVYRIQWKFEDIFMANYTDRQKSLSINPKYMGRFNRLHPGDAGFSLMNVTRDDIGTYRCIITLASGTGITMQGVLEERRIDRQGKVEVCSDGTVILKWTRGTWGEPFQDMQWRFSDTTIARKTKKSSSRDSLHISADYRPRSRLLEAADIGLQLDKVRATDAGTYACVITLPNGEFNITWDLEVKEPQIGNLDIAVMNQETTLSCGEEGESDIRWVFLNVSGMENVNKTGHVLHLSSVPQTGSVFCVRQSDCTVSSIYNFTIDNAHGEGGRKISPAVYVIIAIVIIVIVLVIIVVLVLRMRRGNRFRNSVPEEPEEMNDML, encoded by the exons ATGAAGCAGCACA ATGTCTACCCTGGTGCTACAGCTGTGGCGGCCCTGATCCTGCTATGCCGGATTTCGTCTTGTGCAG ATCCTCCACCAGAGATACAGAGCAAAGTGACCTTGTGTTTATACTGCAATGAAAGAACAGCCAATTTCACATGGACCTGCCGAAAAAAATCAGTCTACCGCATACAGTGGAAGTTTGAGGATATTTTCATGGCAAATTACACAGACCGCCAG AAGTCCCTCAGTATCAACCCAAAATACATGGGCCGTTTTAACCGCCTACATCCAGGTGATGCTGGTTTTAGTCTTATGAACGTGACGAGGGATGACATTGGAACCTACAGATGTATCATCACTTTAGCCAGCGGAACAGGAATAACCATGCAGGGAGTTCTAGAAGAAAGGCGTATCG ATAGACAGGGGAAAGTGGAAGTGTGCAGTGACGGAACTGTCATCCTGAAGTGGACTCGGGGGACTTGGGGGGAGCCTTTCCAAGACATGCAGTGGCGCTTCAGTGACACGACCATTGCCAGGAAAACCAAGAAAAGTTCCAGTAGG GATTCACTGCATATCAGCGCCGACTACAGGCCTCGCTCCCGCCTGCTAGAGGCAGCTGATATTGGATTGCAGCTGGATAAGGTTCGCGCCACGGACGCCGGAACATACGCTTGTGTCATCACCTTGCCAAACGGGGAATTTAACATTACATGGGATTTGGAAGTGAAAG AGCCTCAAATTGGCAACTTGGACATTGCTGTCATGAACCAGGAGACGACGCTTAGCTGTGGGGAGGAGGGAGAGTCTGACATCAGATGG GTTTTCCTAAATGTCTCTGGGATGGAGAACGTGAATAAGACCGGGCATGTTCTACATCTGTCGTCCGTTCCTCAGACGGGGTCGGTGTTCTGTGTCCGTCAGTCTGATTGTACAGTGTCGTCCATCTACAACTTCACTATCG ATAATGCCCACGGAGAGGGAGGAAGAAAGATCAGTCCTGCAGTGTACGTCATCATTGCGattgtcatcatcgtcatcgtcctCGTCATCATCGTAGTCTTGGTACTGCGTATGCGAAGAGGAAATCGCTTCAG gAACTCTGTGCCAGAGGAACCAGAGGAGATGAATGACATGTTGTAG